In a single window of the Anabas testudineus chromosome 17, fAnaTes1.2, whole genome shotgun sequence genome:
- the ahsg2 gene encoding alpha-2-HS-glycoprotein 2, whose product MKILSISVVLGLLVGVWAQVNVQRPLCDSPEAEEAALVARDYLNAQHTHGYKYELNRIEDIKVYSEPNGDNTYVLEVDLLETNCHALDPTPLANCTVRPKHFTAVEGDCDVVLKKVGGALTVTAFKCKTEESREDLCVGCYTLLPLNDTTALNFVQASLTTFQNITAKSYIIVEVGRMSSQIVSGGARYLAEYVVVAANCTNDVCEPLNDPLAERGLCTASGVNTVHTVDCKMFSTLMPIVDANNTVPAAPAVPPVVHVHGDSQTHKHGLRHHKLTAHHNPHLSNLLSAESAESAEIVPVAPAVVDTGAAAADPAPAADPAPAADPAPAADPAPAADPIVALDSPQSIEHSVHFRFKRDVPAAPVVPLVDNPTAPLGPVHLLPPCPGRVRYF is encoded by the exons ATGAAAATCCTGAGCATCAGTGTGGTTCTGGGACTTCTGGTAGGGGTATGGGCTCAGGTCAATGTGCAACGGCCCCTCTGTGATTCCCCTGAAGCAGAGGAGGCTGCTCTGGTGGCTAGAGATTACCTAAATGCCCAGCACACTCATGGGTACAAGTATGAACTCAACAGGATCGAGGACATCAAGGTCTACAGTGAG CCTAATGGAGACAACACATACGTTCTGGAAGTTGACCTGCTGGAGACAAACTGTCATGCACTAGATCCCACACCTCTTGCCAACTGCACCGTCAGACccaaacatttcaca GCAGTGGAAGGAGACTGCGATGTGGTGCTGAAGAAGGTTGGCGGAGCTCTGACTGTCACCGCATTCAAGTGTAAAACTGAGG AATCAAGAGAAGACTTGTGTGTGGGCTGTTACACCCTCCTTCCCTTAAACGACACTACAGCGCTGAACTTTGTCCAAGCGTCTCTGACAACTTTCCAAAATATTACTGCGAAATCCTACATTATTGTGGAAGTTGGAAGGATGTCATCACAG ATTGTGTCTGGTGGGGCACGATATTTAGCAGAATATGTCGTAGTTGCGGCCAACTGTACTAATGATGTCTGCGAACCTCTGAATGACCCCCTGGCT GAGCGAGGACTTTGTACTGCCAGTGGAGTAAACACTGTCCACACAGTGGACTGCAAGATGTTTTCCACTTTG ATGCCTATTGTGGATGCCAACAATACTGTACCTGCAGCTCCTGCCGTACCACCAGTGGTCCACGTCCATGGAGACAGCCAGACACACAAGCATGGTCTAAGACACCATAAACTGACAGCTCATCATAACCCTCATCTGAGCAACCTTCTGTCTGCAGAATCAGCAGAGTCAGCAGAAATTGTACCTGTTGCCCCTGCAGTGGTTGATActggtgcagctgctgcagatccCGCTCCAGCTGCTGAtcctgctccagctgctgaTCCCGCTCCCGCTGCTGATCCCGCTCCCGCTGCTGATCCTATAGTGGCCTTGGATTCCCCACAAAGTATAGAGCACTCTGTACATTTTAGGTTTAAGAGAGATGTACCTGCTGCACCTGTAGTTCCACTAGTTGACAATCCCACAGCTCCACTAGGCCCTGTTCATCTTTTGCCACCATGCCCAGGAAGGGTCAGATACTTCTGA
- the LOC113171454 gene encoding protein piccolo-like — protein sequence MACSESGARPFLLCLGVLLVGSPFCHCASLTRLKALDTIREGSTLNEGQTTGSGLRHGRLLVGRSSLQGAKLKGTKTTDHLLDVDSDYQADMAWGDEHSRLSPDSAAVQRLLNMQPKVECTGDSMQLQVSNAASSPGSLFFVDRGLRLSPLPLSKLPLSCGYTIRSTQRDLVLVAPYDGCFVALEEDCYVLPLRWLGLPVKMSCPSMRRSSTNPPMVTCHAEGMVVKTEWMVSAAKINVKLRGSWEPLMKASASCGFSVVVHPEGVVISVHYAPCLEKKDGMYTLELTGDGEAKISCPSLSPAQPESTQSPAPKPQDPYQTPKPRPSAIPQAPGLPLTPDTSKGKPDQRPKVIPQPQLPYPYLYPYHAMTETKPTTIVQPISTTSSVIKTTTAPTQPYYPFLFYAQTPPPVALSTQPPVAKPPVEQPAKPSYPFVFYPQPPALVKQPLEKPVPPKPPSPKKPDRHIHPPFYPGPFYHGFSSYDRYQMPMPLKQQTFTPAPQSQASPQPGGPKHPSAYVQLSQRVTTPPSDAKTTGSSVAQTTNGGIVPPGFPQMPPTPCPQVCPSGFSNCCPQIAFHQYLHIVPASFGSKHTGFGNSLGSAHLPQNPTEPMTTQAPTTSTSAPMSLQAQAHGNEYQYLQPPDGTNAAQHRIIPSMPANPEVPVNPYVDDSLYSDWLYPAQNEELLHLPHNQFPSPSNVLLKPRASGGDLLNQMGQVDPYNVQPQTWRNGNKSPGNTNNPTGTFMSYIEQNQQQPSELGHFQDPYYMAQGVHAPTYEKSADPNSVHAQPSTNASNEYTEHDPTMNSLSEPKTYVLLQQGPPGREHNNWNEFPLPFRDFVHVSNPLEQNLAKHHNNIPSSTQKQNQQPKWLRHGMASPLIRNVNNMPGYGDNLGLPFIGPASDGSDFLPLPQEPSTNVAHAKPQFPESLKDLWKPVTPPSSNGEIPPYISGHFNHGVLQQVKGLNQLFQRGNGNQKQK from the exons ATGGCGTGTAGCGAGAGCGGGGCTCGCCCGTTTTTACTGTGTCTAGGAGTTTTACTGGTCGGTAGCCCGTTTTGCCATTGCGCCAGCCTGACGAGGCTGAAAGCTCTGGATACAATCCGAGAAGGTTCGACGCTTAACGAAGGTCAAACTACAGGAAGCGGTCTGCGCCATGGTCGACTCCTAGTTGGGCGAAGTTCTCTGCAAGGTGCTAAACTCAAAGGAACCAAGACCACAGATCACCTCCTGGATGTTGACTCAGATTACCAAGCTGACAtgg CGTGGGGTGATGAGCACTCGAGGCTGAGCCCAGACAGTGCAGCAGTGCAACGACTTCTTAACATGCAGCCAAAAGTTGAATGCACAGGAGACTCCATGCAACTTCAAGTGAGCAACGCTGCTTCTTCACCAGGCTCCCTCTTCTTTGTGGACAGGG GACTTCGCCTgtctcctctgcctctgtccaAATTGCCACTAAGCTGTGGTTACACCATCAGGTCAACACAGAGAGATCTGGTCTTAGTTGCACCTTATGATGGCTGCTTTGTTGCTCTCGAG GAGGACTGTTATGTTCTGCCACTGCGATGGTTGGGGTTACCAGTAAAAATGTCATGCCCTTCAATGAGACGGTCTTCAACTAACCCTCCAATGGTCACCTGTCACGCTGAGGGCATGGTTGTGAAAACAGAATGGATGGTCTCTGCTGcaaaaattaatgtaaaat TGAGAGGAAGCTGGGAGCCACTGATGAAGGCCTCAGCCAGCTGTGGGTTCAGTGTAGTTGTACATCCTGAAGGTGTGGTCATCTCTGTTCACTATGCACCCTGCCTGGAGAAAAAG GATGGAATGTACACTCTTGAACTGACTGGAGATGGGGAAGCTAAAATTTCCTGTCCATCACTGTCACCAGCTCAACCTGAATCCACACAAAGCCCAGCTCCCAAACCACAAGATCCTTATCAAACTCCAAAACCTCGACCATCTGCCATTCCTCAGGCTCCAGGTTTGCCTCTGACTCCAGACACATCCAAAGGCAAACCAGATCAGAGACCAAAGGTTATCCCCCAACCCCAGTTACCTTACCCTTATTTGTACCCTTACCATGCAATGACGGAAACTAAACCTACAACCATAGTACAACCAATTTCAACAACATCTTCAGTTATCAAAACTACTACAGCCCCAACACAACCTTACtacccttttttattttatgctcaAACGCCCCCGCCTGTAGCACTCTCTACACAGCCACCAGTAGCTAAACCACCTGTGGAACAACCTGCAAAGCCCTCTTATCCATTTGTTTTTTACCCTCAGCCCCCAGCATTGGTAAAGCAACCTCTTGAAAAGCCTGTACCACCAAAGCCCCCATCTCCTAAAAAGCCAGACAGACATATACACCCTCCATTCTACCCAGGTCCATTTTACCATGGTTTTTCCTCTTACGATCGTTATCAGATGCCCATGCCACTCAAACAGCAAACCTTTACACCAGCACCACAGAGCCAGGCTTCACCACAACCTGGAGGCCCCAAACATCCCTCTGCTTACGTGCAGCTATCGCAAAGGGTCACCACTCCACCCAGTGATGCAAAAACCACAGGATCTTCCGTTGCACAAACTACTAATGGTGGTATAGTCCCCCCTGGCTTTCCACAGATGCCCCCTACGCCCTGCCCTCAAGTTTGTCCATCTGGATTTTCCAATTGCTGTCCACAAATAGCCTTTCATCAATATCTCCATATTGTTCCAGCCAGCTTTGGTAGTAAACATACTGGGTTTGGGAACAGCTTGGGCTCTGCTCACCTTCCTCAAAACCCAACTGAACCAATGACGACGCAAGCACCCACAACTTCCACGTCTGCACCCATGTCACTGCAGGCTCAAGCCCACGGAAATGAATATCAGTATCTCCAGCCACCAGATGGCACCAATGCTGCACAACACAGAATTATTCCCAGCATGCCTGCAAATCCTGAAGTACCAGTGAACCCTTATGTCGATGATTCATTATATTCTGATTGGTTGTATCCAGCACAAAATGAGGAGCTGTTGCATTTACCACACAACCAGTTCCCCAGTCCCTCCAATGTGCTCTTGAAACCTCGGGCTTCAGGTGGTGATCTATTAAATCAGATGGGGCAAGTTGACCCATATAATGTACAGCCCCAAACATGGAGAAATGGCAATAAGTCACCTGGAAATACAAATAATCCCACTGGGACTTTCATGTCTTACATTGAACAAAATCAACAGCAGCCATCTGAACTGGGTCATTTTCAGGACCCATACTACATGGCTCAAGGAGTGCACGCTCCTACTTATGAAAAGTCAGCAGACCCTAACTCGGTACATGCACAGCCATCTACGAACGCTTCAAATGAATACACTGAACATGATCCGACCATGAACTCTCTTTCTGAACCAAAGACCTATGTGTTGCTACAACAAGGCCCACCAGGCAGAGAACACAATAATTGGAATGAATTTCCACTTCCCTTCAGGGactttgttcatgtttcaaACCCACTGGAACAAAATCTTGCAAAACATCACAATAATATACCGAGTTCGACgcagaaacaaaaccaacagcCCAAGTGGCTACGGCATGGTATGGCCAGTCCCTTAATTCGGAATGTCAACAACATGCCAGGATATGGTGACAATTTAGGTTTGCCGTTTATTGGTCCTGCTTCAGATGGCTCTGATTTTTTGCCTCTGCCCCAAGAGCCCTCTACTAATGTAGCACATGCAAAACCTCAATTCCCTGAGTCACTCAAAGACTTGTGGAAACCCGTGACACCTCCTAGCTCCAATGGAGAGATTCCACCTTATATTTCTGGACATTTCAACCATGGAGTTTTGCAGCAAGTAAAAG GTCTAAACCAGCTCTTccagagaggaaatggaaatCAGAAGCAGAAATGA